One window from the genome of Streptomyces cadmiisoli encodes:
- a CDS encoding response regulator transcription factor, with amino-acid sequence MNRILIVEDEERIASFVEKGLRANGFTTTVVGDGDSAYEYALTGGFDLVVLDIGLPGRDGFTVLRELREARVTVPVIVLTARDCVRDTVAGLEGGADDWMTKPFRFEELLARVRLRLRTAARAPEVTVLRSGSLTLDLRTRRARAGERTVDLTAREFVLLELFLRHPGQVLSREQILSHVWGYDFDPGSNIVDVYVRSLRKKLGAQQVETVRGMGYRLPV; translated from the coding sequence GTGAACCGGATTCTCATCGTCGAGGACGAGGAGCGCATCGCCTCCTTCGTCGAGAAGGGCCTGCGCGCCAACGGCTTCACCACGACCGTGGTCGGCGACGGCGACTCGGCCTACGAGTACGCCCTCACGGGAGGTTTCGACCTGGTCGTCCTCGACATCGGCCTGCCCGGCCGGGACGGCTTCACGGTGCTGCGCGAACTGCGCGAGGCCCGGGTGACGGTTCCGGTGATCGTGCTGACCGCGCGGGACTGCGTACGCGACACCGTGGCCGGTCTGGAGGGCGGCGCCGACGACTGGATGACCAAGCCCTTCCGCTTCGAGGAACTGCTGGCACGGGTGCGGCTGAGGCTGCGCACGGCGGCCAGGGCTCCCGAGGTGACGGTGCTGCGGTCGGGCTCGCTCACCCTGGACCTGCGCACCCGGCGGGCCAGGGCGGGGGAGCGGACCGTCGACCTCACGGCCCGTGAGTTCGTCCTGCTGGAGCTGTTCCTGAGGCATCCGGGCCAGGTGCTGTCCCGCGAGCAGATCCTGTCCCATGTGTGGGGCTACGACTTCGACCCCGGGTCCAACATCGTGGACGTGTACGTGCGGTCGCTGCGCAAGAAGCTCGGCGCGCAGCAGGTGGAGACCGTCCGGGGCATGG
- a CDS encoding sensor histidine kinase: protein MAVALGSVATTTRSILLRDAHHRINGLLAQEAGEFTNFVERGVDPATGRPFDDPARLLRVFLERQYADRDEELIGLVGRAGRDPAQIFQPRDIPVRVPLYEDADARRRVFESSASTGTLHRPSGEIRWAKVAVSRPGDEPDAAFVVAFHPEREQQGADAVFRILLAISGVALVLTTGVGWVVAGRILKPVRLVRTAAAQLTEQDLTRRIPVRGRDDVAALAETFNAMLDRLERAFAAQREFVDDAGHELRTPITIVRGHLELMGDDPAEREETVRLVTDELDRMSRIVEDLLLLAKAERPDFVTPEPVQLAELTADVYVKARTLGDRDWHLAEVADREAVLDPQRITQAMVQLAQNAVQHTAPGQTIRIGSRSHAAQVELYVADSGPGVQAQDTEVIFERFRRGTARRGARGSGAGLGLSIVRAIAEAHGGRVRLHDTEGGGATFVLTLEEART, encoded by the coding sequence ATGGCGGTCGCGCTCGGCTCGGTCGCCACGACCACCCGCTCGATCCTGCTGCGGGACGCCCACCACCGGATCAACGGACTGCTGGCGCAGGAGGCGGGCGAGTTCACCAACTTCGTCGAGCGCGGCGTCGACCCGGCGACGGGCCGGCCCTTCGACGACCCCGCCCGGCTGCTGCGGGTCTTCCTGGAGCGGCAGTACGCCGACCGCGACGAGGAACTGATCGGCCTGGTCGGCCGGGCGGGCCGCGACCCCGCCCAGATCTTCCAGCCCCGGGACATCCCCGTGCGCGTCCCCCTCTACGAGGACGCCGACGCCCGGCGCCGCGTCTTCGAGTCGTCCGCCTCCACCGGGACCCTGCACCGGCCCTCGGGTGAGATCCGCTGGGCCAAAGTGGCCGTCTCCCGGCCCGGCGATGAACCGGACGCCGCCTTTGTCGTCGCCTTCCACCCCGAGCGCGAACAGCAGGGCGCCGACGCGGTGTTCCGCATCCTGCTCGCCATCTCCGGAGTCGCCCTGGTCCTGACCACCGGCGTCGGCTGGGTGGTCGCCGGACGGATCCTGAAGCCCGTACGCCTGGTGCGCACCGCCGCGGCACAGCTCACCGAGCAGGACCTCACCCGGCGCATCCCGGTGCGCGGCCGGGACGACGTGGCCGCGCTCGCCGAGACGTTCAACGCGATGCTCGACCGGCTGGAGCGTGCCTTCGCAGCCCAGCGCGAGTTCGTCGACGACGCCGGACACGAACTGCGCACCCCCATCACGATCGTGCGCGGGCACCTGGAACTCATGGGCGACGACCCGGCCGAGCGCGAGGAGACCGTGCGCCTGGTCACCGACGAACTGGACCGGATGAGCCGCATCGTGGAGGACCTGCTCCTCCTCGCCAAGGCCGAGCGCCCCGACTTCGTCACCCCCGAACCCGTCCAGCTCGCCGAACTGACCGCCGACGTCTACGTCAAGGCCCGCACCCTCGGCGACCGGGACTGGCACCTGGCCGAGGTGGCGGACCGGGAGGCCGTGCTGGACCCCCAGCGCATCACCCAGGCGATGGTGCAGCTCGCGCAGAACGCCGTGCAGCACACGGCGCCGGGCCAGACCATCCGCATCGGCTCGCGCTCCCACGCCGCCCAGGTGGAGCTCTACGTCGCCGACTCCGGCCCCGGCGTCCAGGCACAGGACACCGAGGTCATCTTCGAACGGTTCCGCCGCGGCACCGCACGCCGTGGCGCCCGCGGCTCCGGCGCGGGGCTCGGCTTGTCGATCGTCCGCGCCATCGCCGAGGCGCACGGCGGCCGCGTCCGCCTGCACGACACCGAAGGCGGCGGCGCCACCTTCGTACTCACCCTGGAAGAGGCACGCACGTGA
- a CDS encoding small secreted hydrophilic protein, whose protein sequence is MVFSRRLAALAAVVVIPVGIAATSFALADSPKTPEVPSQVDLPSGSATPSRPGPTPSDEAVPRPGVTDNSSDDDDDDDDSGRPGTDRPTGDDRADDDAADDGADDG, encoded by the coding sequence ATGGTCTTCTCTCGCCGGTTGGCGGCCCTCGCCGCGGTCGTGGTGATTCCCGTCGGTATCGCCGCGACCAGCTTCGCCCTCGCAGACAGCCCGAAAACCCCGGAGGTGCCCTCGCAGGTGGACCTGCCCAGTGGCTCCGCCACGCCCAGCCGTCCCGGGCCGACACCGAGCGACGAGGCCGTCCCCCGGCCCGGGGTGACCGACAACTCCTCGGACGACGACGATGACGACGACGACTCCGGCCGACCCGGCACGGACCGGCCGACCGGGGACGACCGCGCCGACGACGACGCAGCGGACGACGGAGCCGACGACGGCTGA